ATTTGCATTTAAACAGCGAAAATAACCGTTTTCTTACAGCAGTACATTTGTTTGTAGAAGCAAACTACAGGTAAAAGTCGGATATGTGAATTGATTCTTAAAAAAATCGAGTAAGGTCGTTTTTGCGATGTTATTCTCGCAACTAtgaaaactgttattttttattttttggcatAGTTCATTTTAACCTAACTAGGAAATTTAAATCGAGTAAATCACTTGGTAGTTTTTAGACTTTTGAGTCAACGCATGTCCGTATTTTCTGTAAGATAATTTTTCCATTtgacttttttaactttgaataCTTTTTTCTATACATTTGATCAAAAGCGccggtttaattaaaaaaaaacaacatccGTAACAGAATCGCTCCAAAAAGTAATATCGCAAAAATGGAATGTATAAACCAATGTCCAGAAATTGTGCCCCGCCTTAAATTTTATGAGATCTCTGTGACAGACAGGTTGCGACGCTTGAGGACGCGCTTTTCGAACTTTTGTTCTGCAGTCGCTTTAACGAGAATTGGTCGCGGCGAAGATCAAAGGGTTTTGTTTCGTGAACACAGAGACAATACGCTGTCCAATTATCGAATATATATCAAATAACAGCTGTAGCAAGGATACATAAATCATGTgcataacttgacagtaattatttgtttagaaagatttaaaaaaagagaatgaaaatttaaatttctgaaCTTGATTTCGATGTGAACATGTTAGAATACATTatgcttatttaaaatattaaatgccTAATATAGTAGTAAAGTATGACTAAAAGTTGAAGGAATAAACACGTTCGGTTATTATAAGTAGTTTAAGAATTAGAATGATACAAATGTAAAGTTAGAAGGTCAATTATAATTTGAACATATGATTTAATATTCTGCTTATTTAGATTAGTTTGTGGCCGATATAGCtaatttttgagttttttttaaactttgcatCATATAGGAagtacttttaataaaactgcTTTTGGAAATGTTTGTTAATTCTAATAGTTGccttaaaatattcatttttgttttaaattcgtTTCGTTCATGTATAAGTTATGTACACAGCTATATATAACATCCAATTACGTTTTGTGATTAGTAAGTAtctaaattacaaattttctgATTAGTATTAAAAGCTAGTTTATCAATTTactttctatattttattgaaaattagtttttaattacAGATGGTTTCATTGTAGGTGTTTCTCCAAATAACAAATAAGATCGTACCACAGCCCAATTAATTGTTCGTATTATGAAAACGCTTTGCTGATTCCAGTTGTGCAAAGGAAAGTAACAAATTTGTTCGTTATTTAAACGATGCACGGAGCGCCCAAGACGACTCTAGGCAACATGAAAGGTAGCAGAGATAAAGAATCCAAAATCACGACAGTGGTCGCAACACACGGCCATGGACCCGACCGCCCCCAAGAAGTTGCCTATACCGACACCAAAGTCATTGGGAATGGCTCATTTGGTGTTGTATACCAAGCGAGGCTTATTGAAAGTAACGAGATGGTGGCCATTAAGAAAGTCCTACAGGacaaaagatttaaaaaccgCGAGTTGCAGATTATGAGGAAGTTAGACCACTGCAATATTGTGAGGTTGCGTTACTTTTTCTATTCCAGTGGAGACAAGAAAGATGAAATTTACTTAAATCTTGTGCTTGATTTCGTTCCGGAAACTGTATATCGTGTAGCAAGACAGTACAGCAAATCAAAGCAAACTATTCCTATTTTGTACGTCAAGCTTTACATGTACCAGCTTTTCCGTAGCCTTGCATACATTCATTCGCAGGGGACATGCCACAGGGACATTAAGCCTCAAAATCTCCTTCTAGACCCTGAGACAGCTGTTTTAAAGCTGTGCGACTTTGGAAGTGCCAAACAACTGGTTCGCGGCGAACCAAATGTCTCTTACATTTGTTCGCGGTACTACAGAGCACCTGAGCTCATATTTGGTGCCACGGATTACACCTCATCCATTGATGTTTGGTCTGCTGGATGTGTGCTCGCTGAGTTGCtgcttggacaacccatcttCCCAGGAGACAGTGGAGTTGACCAACTTGTTGAGATCATCAAAGTCCTCGGCACACCAACAAGGGACCAGATACGCGAGATGAACCCCAACTATACTGAGTTCAAGTTCCCGCAGATTAAAGCTCATCCTTGGTCCAAAGTCTTCAGACCTCGAACACCTCCAGAAGCGATAGCTCTTTGCAGTCGTCTCCTTGAATATTCTCCCGACAATCGCATTTCTCCCCTCGAGTCGTGTGCCCACAGTTTCTTTGACGAGTTGCGCTTACCCAACACCAAGCTACCAAACGGCCGGTCCCTTCCACCCCTGTTCAATTTCACGGACAAGGAGCTGTCAATCAAGTCACCGCTGAACAACATACTTATTCCCCTCCACGCAAGGAACGCCAACTCTGCTGGATCCACAGGAGATTATAGCATGGGAAACAGCATCGAAAACAACGGCAGCACTTCAGCAATTGGGGCTGGTGGTGTAATCGCTACATCAGCGCCACAACCCTAACTTATGTTGTTTAGTACATTACGTTTGTTCATGTAATTAAACCTTCTTTGTGTTAGGGAATACATAGCCTTGACTTTGACCCTTTTGTGCCCGAATTCTTGTGTTTCTCAAAATTCACTACATTGCACTGTAAATTGAACCTTTATCTTTGCAAGTGTTACAAAATCCtctatatttatacaaaagtaGTAAGTAAAAATTCacacttatttatttctataaaattactttatttaaaaagatatcTTCTATAAATCTAGCTTTGAAATAAACTTCTCTAAAGCAAGAAGGGTACTTAAGGGTTAAACTGCTATACCTCCACACATCTCATTTTCTGTAGTGTATTTTCCATGTACGAGCCAACACAAAGTTGTTACTTAGTTGGGATGAGGTCCATGTTGTACAAGTTGCTGGAGACTAACAAGCTTAACAGCATCTGCGTCgtattataaatatgttttttcttGTAATGTAAATAGATATGGAATTTCTTTGCTGGCTTAATACATTCTTGTTTTATGTGTGTACACCTTGATGATGTACCTTTCCATGTAACAAAgcattttaaacctttttatcTTGTTTGATTTTATGTAGTGGAGTACACTTTTTAACACCCTCGCAAACACAACTGCACGCTTTCAAACCAAAGCAGTAGcatttcaacaaaacaaacttattttaaaccatttcCTCTActctattttaaaaccacGTAAAAATAGGAGATTTATTCAACTTGTTGTCAATGAATTATCTCTTAGTAAATTTGAATTgtgttatttaacttaaaacctAGCGGTCATGATGAGAATATCAACCAAACTATACCAGCTGTCTCTACTATTTCGCAAGTTTACATCCAAACGCATGTACATACCTGCATTCAATTTCGAAAAGTAAGCACCAGCGTTTGCAATTGTTTCGCAAAAGAAATATCTTTCGAAAACCAATCGACCATTTCTGGCCATTTTTGTGGCCactacaaattttaaaattttctactATTAACTTgttctttgttctttttttagtaaaatatttgcGATGTTGTACGCAACACGTAATTGCTAATGTGCATGCCGTTGTAACGCTAGTTTTGTGGTGGTTTCCATGTCGACTGCGTATAAATGTCACAATGAAAACTGATGATGAAAGTAAACTTTGTACGAGACAAAACTGGTCATTTTCCAccttaaaaaatgatttatctTTAGTATTAATCGACTTTTACTGTCTCTCAAGTGTTTGCTTCAATTGACACATAGTTTACCTGTTAAATTGCGTGGTTTCGTATTTGACAGATTAACATAGGCTGTGTAACATTAGAAATATAGCATGGCTGGTGTTATTACTACACAGACGTTTGGTTCTCAACAACCAGGGTGGGACAGTCAACCAATCATGGCTATTGAACTGGGATTGTCATGTAGGTAGGTCATAAGCCTCATAACATAGgcatagtttatatatttacaagtGAAATCACTGGCTTTAAATGTAAGGACCTGAGATGGCATACCGACCAACGACTAAACTAGTCGGCGCAGAAATTGGCCAACTAGATTTTGACTGAATAACTTCCGTAATAAGCAATGCACAGAAATTTAGTATTTAATTGGCCGACTAAAAAACCGGGACCGACCGGCCGACCTAAAAACCGAAATGGTAACCGCGACCGACTAACTTTAGTCGGTATACGTGAATACCATCCCTGGTCCCACCaagtacaaacaaaaatcttcACTGTATTTCTTAACacaatgccatttaggcgaaatatattttttattatacaattggttggacttgatttttgtttgttacctATTTTTTCCtagcaccagatcctaactgtattttttaaacaagagtCGTACTTTGTGAGCACCAGTTGAGGGTCAGATTCATGAATTTATTACTGTGActtaaaatgcaaatatgtttttactggGCTGTCATTTGCCTCCAGGCAAAGTAAACTGTAgcctaatttttaataaagtaattttgtttctttgttactgaaataatactaaagtaaaaatgtttacactATTTATTGCTTAGTATTTCAAATTctattgtgttgtttttaattagatTTTCAGTATCAGGCActctatatatgtatttaatgtATAGCCTATCCACATGTTAAAACCAGTGCCATACACCCACACAATTATTTAAGTATTAGAAGGGTTTCAGTGACATGATTGACCATTAAACGACATAtctctattctatgtgggtgagatcctaaaggtttaggccagatttaTTACACATATCTAATAAAATATCACTTAAATTTATGTCACTTTTTGGTGgaaaatgtattgttttttaaccatattattatttatgtacTAAAACATTCAACTTTTGGTGTCGTATTAAATACgaaaaaacgttttatatctatattttatatatattctaaaatCGTggtttatgttactttgtttattttactttttttttacaaattttaaacgaaacaGCTTCcatgcaaatatttttctgattCGATGATTATTTCGTGTTTAATTAGATTAATACAAGTGGTCAGAGGAACATATTTCACACCAGAAGCAACAAACCTAATTACTGACCATTAAGCCCATAATTAAATATGTTCCGTTACTTGGCAATTTCCTCGCTTCAGTTATCTTCAATCACATAGTAAGCTGCCTATATATAAGCCACGGGCGATCACAAAGAACACCTGCCATGATAATATAGTTCCACCACATGTGTTGACACCCTGATTGATCAAATCAATTATAAACCCGCATATAAATTGACCAAAACAAAATTCCTACCTCATTTAGTGTTAGTACATTGTGGGATCAGCAATAATGTTTAAGTTATTTAGTTACTTTTAAATCTTGTaatgatgtaacttattattttgGGTTAGTTTTATAGCTTACTGCGTTTAACCCAAACAATACGAGTACAGTGTCAAGCTACTTTggtaaagatttttttaagtttaaattgtcTAGTTAGTGTCATTTATCGTTCGTTATAAATTAGGTTTTTTGGCTTTATCTTTAAGGTTTATTgattagttttactttttatagcTAATACGCATGAaggttatttttaagttttatttactttttaagtcTTTAACTTCATTGTGTGTTAGTAATTCCTAGGTGTGAGTTTCGGGATTGTTAAAAGCTTATTTATTAGTTTACCTGTGATTTAACATGTTTGGAACCATTGGGGTCggctgtttttaattttaagctGTCAGTGCTGTCCATTAAGTGTTGTCAGTGCTGTCcattaagtgttttaaacctagaactttatttattacagttacgcTTGTGATCTAATATGAGTCATTAAAGTTTAATCTGTATGGTTACTTTTTAGGTTGAAATTTTCTGGTTAGCGTTTTAAGCATCATTGTgaatttgtgttatttttgttgataGCTATATTTACCAGGATTTTTGAAGCTTAGTGGTTATATTTGTTGGTAGAATGTATCGAGGTGTTAAGACTGAAGGTCATTTTAAACCTTTATCTTCGTGTTCACCATGTTGTCAGTTAAGTTTAGATGTTACATGCAGGTACTTGCtcattatatattattgttaatcATATATCATccttatatttaatattctgATACTTCTGCTTTTAGGCATGATGTGGTATAAAAACTTAGGCATAATGTGGTATAAAAACTTAGGCATAATGTGGTATAAAAACTTAGGCATAATGTGGTATAAAAACTTAGGCATAATgtggtataaaaacatagtgtatttcgTTTGCTATCCAGCAAGACTTTATTAGAGAATGTATCGCAATATCCATGAAGCAAGATCATGAGAATGGTGAAATGTTTCATCTGGATGGCAGACATA
This window of the Ciona intestinalis unplaced genomic scaffold, KH HT000150.2, whole genome shotgun sequence genome carries:
- the gsk gene encoding glycogen synthase kinase alpha/beta, with the translated sequence MHGAPKTTLGNMKGSRDKESKITTVVATHGHGPDRPQEVAYTDTKVIGNGSFGVVYQARLIESNEMVAIKKVLQDKRFKNRELQIMRKLDHCNIVRLRYFFYSSGDKKDEIYLNLVLDFVPETVYRVARQYSKSKQTIPILYVKLYMYQLFRSLAYIHSQGTCHRDIKPQNLLLDPETAVLKLCDFGSAKQLVRGEPNVSYICSRYYRAPELIFGATDYTSSIDVWSAGCVLAELLLGQPIFPGDSGVDQLVEIIKVLGTPTRDQIREMNPNYTEFKFPQIKAHPWSKVFRPRTPPEAIALCSRLLEYSPDNRISPLESCAHSFFDELRLPNTKLPNGRSLPPLFNFTDKELSIKSPLNNILIPLHARNANSAGSTGDYSMGNSIENNGSTSAIGAGGVIATSAPQP